From Plasmodium malariae genome assembly, chromosome: 4:
agttgtgttaataatttttaaaaagctaGATGTTATttgcatattatttaatttcatacataatttaattgATTGAAGcattaatattacaaatgCACCATGCCTTTCTGCATCTCCTTTCACTATTCCTATTTTTCCACGTATAGAATTCAGTACTTCTATTGTGTATTTATTCTTATCATTTATGTCTTCATTAAACTCCTCATTATTCTcatcattaaatatatcatttttattatttgtattattatacgAATCCGCAAGGGTACTTATATTGTTCAAAAAAGAACATACCGATAACAAGTATGGAAGTAACCATAAACTATCACAATATATCTGTATAAacgtaaataaaaatttgcaaCTTGTACTTAGTAATGCATCCCAATTGATATAacttttattacataatatttttataatattaaaatggtCTATTATtaactgttcataattttttaaaaaattccttttctttattttctttcttaAATCCACTTCATTCATTTCATCTATTACATGAACAGGTACAGGCAATTGGGTTAGCTTCAGTATGGAGCTAATTCGGTACCCGTTCCTCACCCTCACACACTCCTCAAAATTGTCGAGCACTGCATTATAGTCCTCAACATTGCCCCCTCTACCCCTCACGTTATTGTTAATACCACTACTAGTACCTCCTCTACTGTCCAGGCCACgaagaaaattaatttttctcgTAATAGCGTTATCCTCACTCACATTCATTTTTGGATACAACCGCGCGCGTAAGTGCTAGCAGTATTCTTCTACGCGCGTACATACatgcaaaaattaatatgtacgtatatatgcatatatatgtgtacacataaatatatatatatattatagtataCGGCAGTATGCTGAAAAGACagatgaaaaaacaaatgataaaaaaaataaaataaagtaagaacaataaaaatgatactaCATATTGCATAAAAACCGCGGgaaaaagaagaggaaggAGAATGAGCCTTATCGCGTTGGTCAGGTGTTATCCTTCATCATTTGGGCGTATATGTGTTGCGTATTGCCACGTAGGGTACTACGTTATGTACTACTGCATCCCGCAGAGCTACTCTGTGTGCTAATTTATCACATACGAATGTACATAATTCTG
This genomic window contains:
- the PmUG01_04027000 gene encoding conserved Plasmodium protein, unknown function, translating into MNVSEDNAITRKINFLRGLDSRGGTSSGINNNVRGRGGNVEDYNAVLDNFEECVRVRNGYRISSILKLTQLPVPVHVIDEMNEVDLRKKIKKRNFLKNYEQLIIDHFNIIKILCNKSYINWDALLSTSCKFLFTFIQIYCDSLWLLPYLLSVCSFLNNISTLADSYNNTNNKNDIFNDENNEEFNEDINDKNKYTIEVLNSIRGKIGIVKGDAERHGAFVILMLQSIKLCMKLNNMQITSSFLKIINTTDINYMYIPKFFIVLFKNQLGKLYLQKLEYEMAEKEFIWAFSNSKKSRIEFRKKILESVVSIRLNKGIYPPKMLLQKYNLHIYIDIIYSIKRGNIFLYNNVIQNFSKYFFQNGLNECIDQIHFIVKRNLLKIIVDWWNNIIKDNPNKIYKVPISLFHHIFIWAGITQHHYYLETICIITSLILFRYINAYISYDNNILVLSKNDPFPSLSQPRISR